CTCGCCGAAGGCCGCATAGCCGGCGCAGCCCTTGACGTCTTCGAAGAAGAGCCACCGACCGGTAGCCCATTGCTTCAAAGCGACCGGGTTATCTTTACCCCTCACATAGGAGCTTCCACCCGAGAGGCCCAGGCCCTGGCTTCCCTGGAGGTGGCCAGAAAAGTGCTGGAAATACTGGAGGAGGAATGCAGGCTTTGAGAAACTTGTTCCTAACTGCAGATTTCGCGGACGTTCTTCGGAATCCATAGTTAACGGCGAGTGGGCCCTGTTTTTAAGGTGAAGCAGTCTCCTGACCACCCCCTGGAGATTGCTCTGGCTGCTTTATCCCCTTGCGGTGAGGGCAGTGAGTTGGTTGACTTCAGGTCTGGGCAGAGCCCCGGGCCAGGTTCTGGGAATAAATTGAGCGTCAGGCCTTCCGGGAACAGGCCGCACAGCTCATCCCGCTCAGGCTGGGACCAACGGGGAAACTGTTTCCCTTTTATATCCAGCGGGAGGAGGAAAAAGAGGTGCCGGTGATTATAACCGGACCAGTGGCGGCGGGCGAAACCCGAAGATGATAGAAATAGCCATTGACCTAGCTCCTCCCTTTGTCCTGGTCTGGCCCCAAGAACTCTCCCCTGAACCGTTCCCCGGAGGCCTTAAGCTTATCTGATAGATAACCTTATTCCCAAACCGGGATAAAGCCCCATGCCGGAGCCTGTTACCAGCCTGCTCCACTATTGCCCTGGTCTGCGAGTTCTGGCTACCGCCCGTTCCGACCGAATCCCGCTGGATATTCGGGTGTGCGGAGAGTGAAGTTAAAAGAAGTTCCCCTGGGCGATCTCTATGGGTTAGCCAGGGAAGTGGCAAGGGAAGAAGTCCTCAATCGCTACAACGGTCACCCGGGGGCAGCAGAACTGGGGCTAACGTTCCTCCAGAGCGCGGCTCCTGTGGTAAATGGGCGTGCGAACTCTTCTATTAGAGCGAATATGGGCCGTAGTGGAAAGAATCCGGGGTAACCGGCCAATAGAACTCTGGGAACGCAGCAAGTCCTCAAGGCACCGGAGCGGTTAGGATTTTTCCGACAAGATAAGGGTCAAACTCTGTTCTACGAAGGAATCCTGACGGAGGTTATCCCAGAGTTGTGGGAGTGGGGCCAGTGGGAAGGCCAGGCGTGGGAAGTTTTGCGAGAAAGAGGAGATGCGGAAGCATTTTTAGAAATCGGTGATACGCAAAAGCAAAATATGGGCCATACTACTAGTGGAACCCACGGGAAGCTCTCCGGAAGGCCATCAGTGCCTATAAATGAAGCCCTGCGTTTTTACATCCCGGAAAAGGCACCCCTTGATTATGCCAGGGCCCAAAACAGCCTGGGAAACGCCTATGAGGGCCTGGCAAGGTATGAAGAGCCTGTGGAGAACCTCCGAAAGGCCATCAGTGCTTGCAAAGAGGCCCTGCGCTTTTATACTCCGGAAAACGCACCNNNNNNNNNNNNNNNNNNNNNNNNNNNNNNNNNNNNNNNNNNNNNNNNNNNNNNNNNNNNNNNNNNNNNNNNNNNNNNNNNNNNNNNNNNNNNNNNNNNNGGGCGCAGGATAGGCAATGCAAACGCCTCCGAGGATCTTTCTCCGCAGTTTTTCCCCTTCCTCCTGGGGAAGCTTCTCGGTCCAGACCACCACAACCGCCTGGATGGCCAGGCGAACCCCCTCCATGAACATATCTACCAGGTGAACACACCCTTCTGGTCCTCCCAGAAGCCTGGTGACAGTTCGCTTTATGCCTCGCTCAACTCTGAGGCCTTCCAGCTCCTTCACTCTCTCAAGGGGGCTCCTGCATACGGGATATGGGACTCGCGCCATGGAGGCTCTGGCTTCTTTTACAATCATAGCCTCAGGATTTGAGGCGTCCAGCACCAGATCCATCTCCAGGTGATGGTAAGGGTCCAGCAAAACGCAATGAACTCCCACCAGGCGGGTGTCCAGGGGGGAGATCTCAAAGGTGTAAGTGCGGGGGAAAGTGAAAAGGGCCATGCTTCCTCCTTTGCTTTGTGGTAATGGATGTGATAAAATTTTGCCCCAGAAAACTCTGGAGAGCAAATCCATGCCTATAAGGGTTCTTTCTCCCGAAGTGGCCAGCAAAATAGCAGCCGGGGAGGTGGTTGAGAGGCCGGCTTCCGTGGTTAAAGAGCTGGTGGAAAATTCCCTGGATGCTGGGGCTACGGAAGTGAAGATAGAAGTCTTCAGGGGGGGAACGGGCCTCATAAAAGTCGCCGATAACGGCTGTGGCATTCCTTCCGAAGAAGTGGAACTGGCCTTTGCCCGCTACGCTACCAGCAAAATTTCTTCAGTGCAGGATCTGTTCAGGATAAAGACCTTGGGTTTCAGAGGAGAGGCTCTGGCCAGCATAGCGGCCGTCTCCAAAGTCACCATGATTACTCGCCCCCGGGAAGAACCCATCGGCGTTATGATAAGGGTGGAAGGGGGAAAGATTGTCCGGAAAGAACCGAAAGGCGCTCCAGTGGGGACAACGGTTTCGGTAGAGAGCCTTTTTTACAACGTGCCAGCCCGCCGCAAATTCCTCAAACATCCCGCTACCGAAAGTGCTCACATCACAGAAGTGGTGGTCCATTACGCCCTGGCTTACCCGGAAGTAAAATTTGCCCTCCTTAAAGAAGGACAGCTTTCCTTTCAATCCCCGGGTTCGGGAAGCATGCGAGAAGTGCTCGCAAGGGTTTACGGTGCAGAAATAGCGGAAATTCTCCTGGAGCTGGAATCTTCTGAAGGCCCTCTAAAACTCCACGGGTACATAAGCCCTCCCTCTCTCCACAAGCCTCAACGCTCCCACAGCTTCTTCGTGAACAAGCGCTGGGTTCAGGATTCCCTTCTGAGCAAAGCTTTGCTGGAAGCCTATCATGGATTTTTACCTTCAGGGCGCTACCCTGTGGCGGTGATAAGCCTGGAAATGGATCCCTCCCTGGTAGATGTAAACGTTCATCCTACCAAGAGAGAGGTGCGCTTCCGCGATCCCGAGGAAATCTTTCAGGCTTTCCAGAAAGCAGTCCGCCGCCTTATTCTCAGCCGTCAGACCTCTTTTGTGGTTTCGCCCTTGCCTGTAAGCTCTGCAAGAAGCGAAGCTGAGCAGAAGCCTTTCCCTATCCCTCAGCAAAAACCTGCAAGGCCTCTGGAACCGGCTCTCCCCCTGACCAAAACCCTACCCCTTCTCAGGGTTCTGGGCCAGGTGGGCTTAACCTACATCGTGGCTGAAGGCCCCGATGGGCTCTACCTTATTGACCAGCACAGCGCTCACGAGAGGATAATTTACGAAAAGCTCAAAAAAGAACGGGAGAAGGCCGTTCCCTCCCAGCGCCTTCTGGAACCAATTCCTGTGGAATTAACTCCTCATCAGAGCGATCTGGTGGAATTTCTCCTTCCTTCCCTTAAAGAAATGGGGTTTGATATGGAAGAATTCGGTCCCAACACCTGGCTTGTGAGAGCTGTGCCGGCCCCCTTTGCCAGCCGGGATGTGCGGGAGGCTGTGGCGGGTTTTATAGAAACTCTGAGCTCGGGGGGGACGGAGCACCTGGAAGGGGATAGGGTTTTAGCCACTCTTGCCTGCCACTGTGCGGTAAGAGCTGGAGACCCCCTCTCCATAGAGGAAATGAGGATGCTGGTTCAGGAGATGGAGAGCCTTGATATAATGCAAACCTGCCCTCATGGCCGTCCTACAGTGGTGCACCTAAGCATCGAGAGGCTGGCAAAAGAATTCGGACGCTTTTAAACTCTTGGAGAAGGGAGAAGAGCCATGAGAGAAGCGAGGGTACCTGACATCGTAATAAGCAGGTTGCCTCTTTAT
This window of the Anaerolineae bacterium genome carries:
- a CDS encoding DUF2889 domain-containing protein, encoding MALFTFPRTYTFEISPLDTRLVGVHCVLLDPYHHLEMDLVLDASNPEAMIVKEARASMARVPYPVCRSPLERVKELEGLRVERGIKRTVTRLLGGPEGCVHLVDMFMEGVRLAIQAVVVVWTEKLPQEEGEKLRRKILGGVCIAYPAP
- the mutL gene encoding DNA mismatch repair endonuclease MutL, which codes for MPIRVLSPEVASKIAAGEVVERPASVVKELVENSLDAGATEVKIEVFRGGTGLIKVADNGCGIPSEEVELAFARYATSKISSVQDLFRIKTLGFRGEALASIAAVSKVTMITRPREEPIGVMIRVEGGKIVRKEPKGAPVGTTVSVESLFYNVPARRKFLKHPATESAHITEVVVHYALAYPEVKFALLKEGQLSFQSPGSGSMREVLARVYGAEIAEILLELESSEGPLKLHGYISPPSLHKPQRSHSFFVNKRWVQDSLLSKALLEAYHGFLPSGRYPVAVISLEMDPSLVDVNVHPTKREVRFRDPEEIFQAFQKAVRRLILSRQTSFVVSPLPVSSARSEAEQKPFPIPQQKPARPLEPALPLTKTLPLLRVLGQVGLTYIVAEGPDGLYLIDQHSAHERIIYEKLKKEREKAVPSQRLLEPIPVELTPHQSDLVEFLLPSLKEMGFDMEEFGPNTWLVRAVPAPFASRDVREAVAGFIETLSSGGTEHLEGDRVLATLACHCAVRAGDPLSIEEMRMLVQEMESLDIMQTCPHGRPTVVHLSIERLAKEFGRF